The genomic window GTGGTGCTTCCCGTATCTTTCTTCACCGTCCGGGGATTGATTCCGCTTACGGCAGGCATAATGCCTTTATCTCCAATATTTATCGATGCTCCACCCACCGTAATCTTGGTTATGCCTTTCAGTGCCTCCCAGTCGGCAGGATTGGTAAATTCAAAATATAATGTATCATTGGTATTTATTTTGGGATTTGACAGCAATCTGGGTTGGCCCGAGACAAAAACCTGTACGCTGGCGTTCTGGATATTCCTGCCTTCTACGGTTATATACATGGACTTTTGTATCTGGCTGGCATCAAAGGTTTTGCCGATGGTTACATCGGTCACATAAAAATTATCCGGGTCAAAAGCTGAAGCCTTCCTTACATTCCACGGGGCCAGGGTAAAAAGCATCACAGCAGCTAAAGCCAGGGATATTAATCTATAACCTTTTTTCCGCATTAGGGTATTCATCTCGTTTTACCTCCCTCCACCACTGCAAAGATACCGGGGTGCTGGCTGGTTATGGTGACGGTCCCGTCAGGTTTATTCACCGTGAAGTATTCTTCCTGCCAGGTCCTGAGATCTTCATCGTACCGCAAAGCCTTGAGATTATCGCCGTTGCTCTCTTTGAAGGGTATTACAACTTTTATGCCGGTGACCTTGAAATTTTCGCCGGTAACCCGGATGAGGTCGGATTTTACCCTGCCGATGCCCAGGCCGGACTTGAGCTTTTGGGAAATGGAGGGCTCCACCCGGCCTAGTATTATCTCCACATCCCGGCTTTTTGCCAGCGGGTCCAGGGTTACATTGTACAGGGATATGTCCGCCCATTTTGAAAGGGTATCCAGGATTTCTATTTTGTCTTTCTCACTTCCCCGGAACCGGATTTTCCTCACCAGCACATCCGGACCCATAAGCTCATCCAGGTTAAGCTCAAGATGGCTTTTATCGGTATAATCCCGATCCAGCATGAGAGTGTCTTCGCTTTTGTCAAAGCTGCCCCTCACATCGCCCAGCCTGCCTTTATATTTTAAAACATAATCTTCTTGCAGTTTAGACCTGCCCTCCTTTACCACGCTGAGGGCTCCGTAAATCTGATATTCATGATCATCATCATTGACAACTTTTACGGTGTAAATCCCGGGCTCCAGACGGTCGCTTCCCGACGGAAGGTATACTTTCAGTATGGGCGACCCGTCTTCAGCGGTGCCTATCTTCACTTTCCGGGCCTTTATATCATTAAAATACACTTTTACATCCGAACCGTTAAAATAATTTCCTTTCAAAATAATCGGCACATCTTCGTCGTAATTTTCCGCCACGCTGCCGCTCTCCACGCCGGTTACCACCGGCACCGCCATGGTGGTAAAACTCCATGTTATCACATCATTCCCGGATAATATCTCATCCTGGCCGCCATAGTAAACAATGCCCGCATTAATCATAACGGTATACGTCGTCTGAGATTTCAGGGGCTTTACGGGTATATAAAGATACGCTTCTTTTGTGCTGCTGTTTTTTACAAATATGTAATTCGATATGTAGGATTTTTTCAATGTTTCATCCTGAATGTTATATATATAGTTCAGGAACTCGGTGTCAATCATGGAAATCTCATTCTGACCCTGAGAATAAAGGGTGGAAGTCCTCAGCAGATCCAGGCCGCTGGTTTCATCAAAGGTCAGGCTGCCGTCAACATCGGAAAAAGTGACCTTAAGGAAGAATCTCTCCACACCGTTGATATACCGCGGGCTGAGTTCTTTCTCGTTATACCAAGCGCCATCATTGCCCGGATATGTGGATTTCACCACGGGTTTTCCCCTGGGACTTATTTCGAGCCTTACACCGTCATTTTCCACCGGATTGTTTTCTCCAGTAAAATAAAGTCTTACGGCATATGTGCCGCTGCCGCTGTCCCTGCCCAATGAATTAACAACGCCGCTGTCTCTCAATTTCACAGTAATTTCCGTCACATTTTCAAACTCCAGATCCTGCTTTCCAATGGTTAAAGCGGGGCCGCCTGCAGCATTTCCGGCCACCGGCAAAAGTTCCACCTTTTCTACATCTTCAGTAAAGTTGTATCCTCTGATGGTAAAGGATGCACCGCCGTTGTAGATGTCCAGCACATTCAGGGAAGAAGGGGATATGCTGTAGATGCCGCGACTTTCGGCGGCATTGCCCCGCACCACGAATTCCATATTCATGGCTGAAAGGAATACGCCCTGCCTTGACTCAAACACATCTTCGCCTATGCTCAATTTATATAGTTTCCCCCACTGCAGCTGATGTTCCGGGAAAATCTTGATCCTGGTCTTTTTCACACCGTTTTCAAAATAATATTCCAGCCGTACTCTTTCAATGTTTACACCGGCGCCGGTATTGTAACCTTCCGAAAGCACGATTCTGTTGAAAGCCGCCGTGTCCCCGGCCTTAAAGATGACTTCCCCGTCGGTATTTAAGACGATGGGATTGGAGTCGCTGTAAGCCGGAACACCGTAGACCCTGGAAGAACTTATTCCCACCCAATGGACCGCCGAGCTTCCGGCGGCCGGTGCGGTCCAGAAATAAAAAATAATATCTTTTTCAGGGTTATATCCGTAGCTGTCTTCCACGATTCTTTTATCGATAAAAAGCCTGTACCGGTTGATGTTCATCAAAGAAAAGCCTGGTTTTACCTCGAGAGTGTTGCCGTTCACTATATTTATCCGGCTGACCGGCACCCTCTGGGATTCATCGGGGTTTACGCCCGGGATGCCCTGCCCGTAGACATATTCCACCACGCTGTCATAAAGCCTTCCTGAAGGATCATATGCGGTTTCGAGGGGTTTGGGAATTTTATATAGCTTTACCATATCCTGCAGGTTGAGTTTATCCTTTTCTCTGTCCCACTTTATATTTCTGTCGAAGCGGATGTAAATACTGCCATCGCCGGAAAGCCTGGTGCCCGAAAGGGAAGTTATGTCGTCACCGCCATAGGGGCTGGAGGAAAAACCTGAGATTTCCGGCCTTTGACCTTCTCCCGAAGTGGTAAAATTAAGTACCATGTCATCATTGGTTATGTTGTTATAATCCCTGAACCTCACACAGCCGGCCCCAAGGCGCACCGTATAGGGGGTACTTCTTCTCAGGGGATTGGGGTCGTCATTTATGTCTATGTTAAGCGTTTTCCCATCGGAAGAAAGATATATTTTGCTTTTATCCAGAGCATATTGTTCTTCGCCGGATTTCACGGTTATATTATCCCTATTCAAAATTTCGACGGGGTACCGGAAGGTAAATTTTATGGTGGGCTCCACTTCCACCCCCTCTTGACCGTCTGAAGGATATGTAGAGCTGAGCATGTTGTATGTAGTAAAATCCAGGGTTATGCCGCCATTATAGACGGTTCCGCCGCTGTTTTTGAGCTGTACGGCACCGCTCTGAATTGCTATAGTGAATTTAGAAAAATTTTTTATAGCGGCTCCATTTCTGGCCTTGAGGACAAGCTTGCTGTTTTCGGCATATACGTCAAAATCGTTCACAAAAGATGCGCCCGTCAGATTCATGGAAGGCTCCAGCGGAACCGCTGTGATCGACATCCGGTTCCTTAAGACCTGGGGATCTATGGAAATATCGTCGGCAAATTCCAGGATTACGGCGGAAAGGTCCTGATAAACCTTTGCGCCTTTTGCAGGAATCGTTGTGATTAAAATATCTGTCTGGTTTTGCTCACCTTTTGTGACAAATAAAAATTTACTGCTGGATTTGTTACGCCGCTCGAATTCTTAAAAAGGCCGTAGGGAATGTAAATACTATAGAGGGAAATGGGTCTCAACCTGACGGGAGCAGGTTGGCCGGGAATTTGTTTTAAATTAAAGGTAATCCTTCCCGGCGCAAGAAGAACATCGAACTTATCGGTTTCATCATATCTGCCGTTGGCGGTAATTTTTATTTCGTTGATGCTTCTTCCGCCGTTTAACACAAAAGAGGAATCATATTCGATGGATATGGAACCGGCCCCGTAGTCAACGCCCTTTTGGCCCTGTGATATTTCAGTACCATCGACATATATTTTCGGGTTGAAATTGTTTGAAACATCAGCCCGGGCCCTGTCCATTTTCCAGGGTGTTATCGGAAATATCAAGGATGCCGCCATCAATAAAGCCATGATTGTTTTCAACCGGTACATGGCATTACCTCCACACAATAATATAAAATCCTATTCGGGGCGAATAGGATTTATATAAATCCGCAGCCTGGCAGCCATAGCGGGATGCTTTAGGCCCATGGCTTTGTGCCCCTACCTTTCAGCAGGTTTACCTATTAATTCCATATCTGGTTTTTAATTTATAATTCGACATAAAAACCCAAAATCCTCTAATTTTAACACTAATTTAAAATTAATATGGCGAACGGATTATTTGTCCATAATATTTATCCACAAAGTTATCCACAGGTGTTAATAAGTCGATGGCTTGTCCTCAAGATGTGTCCTTTTGTCCGGAGGTTGTCCCCATTGGGGATAAGTTATCCACAGTTATCCACAATTAATTCGGTTATGCCTGAAGCAACACCGTATACGCTTCCCCGATTTTCCTCAGGACTTGTTTTTGCTATCATGGCATGAGTACTGGGCAATATCCCTACATCAAACAATGTCATCAAGGTCGATGCTGAACATAAGTCACCCTCCCGTTTAGATTGGCTTTTACATTAAACAAAAATGTTTAACGATATTTTCACATAAGATTTTGCAATTATCTTTAAATCTTTGTATATCATCCATCGTGGCATTATCAATGTGTACGCCTGCAGTGACCACTACCGTCTGTTTTAGCTTCTTGCACAATTTCTCCGCCAGGGGGACAGCAAGACCGTCGTCCTTGTGACCCAGCAAGTTTAAAACCGAAGTGGTGCAGCTTATACTGCCATCGCCTTTAAGGCTGGGGCGGGGCTGGCTCACTGCTACCGAGCCGATGTGGGGCTTTTCCCCGCCCCCAAGGTAAATGTTTATACCTTCTTGCGTAACAGTAATGACCGCTTCCAGATAAAACTTGCCTTCTCCGGCTTTTTCGATAAAGACATGATTCATACCATCAACTCCTTAAATGAAGCCTCTTATCAATCAACAAATAACTATCTTTTACATCATTTATAATATTCTATGGATAATGGGACTTTCCTTTATAAAATAATATATTAAGGGGCTGCCCTTTCTTCTGGGACAGCCCCTAATCTTTATTTCAGCACTGCTCCGGTGCAGGCCGATGTGACCATTCTGGCATAGCGAGCCAGATATCCGGTTTTTATCTTGGGTTCCGGCGTCTGCCATTTTGCCCGGCGGGCTGCCATTTCCTCATCGGACAGCACCACATCCAGACGCTTGTTCTTTATGTCAATTCTTATGATATCGCCTTCTTCCAGCAGGGCAATGGGCCCTCCCTCCATGGCTTCAGGGGAGACATGGCCGATAGAGGCACCGCGGGTGGCTCCGGAAAACCTTCCGTCGGTGATGAGGGCCACATCCTTATCCAGACCCATACCTGCAATGGCGGAGGTGGGCGAAAGCATTTCCCTCATGCCGGGACCACCTTTAGGGCCTTCGTAGCGTATGACTATCACATCGCCCTTATTTATCTTTTTGGCGAATATGGCGTCAACGGCCTCTTCCTCGGAATTGAATATCCTGGCAGGGCCTTCGTGATAGAGCATTTCCGGCGCCACCGCCGCTTCTTTTACCACCGCACCGTCGGGAGCCAGATTGCCCCGGAGGATGGCAAGGCCGCCGGTCTCTCTGTACGGTTTTTCCACAGACTTAATGACTTCAGGGTTCTGAATGTATGCATCCTTTATGTTCTCGCCCACGGTCTTTCCGGTAACGGTGATTAAATCCAGGTACAGCAGATTTTTCTTTGAAAGTTCCTTCATTAGTGCCGGGATTCCGCCGGCTTCATGCAGGTCCTGCATGTGATGATGGCCGCTGGGGCTCAATTTACAAAGATACGGGGTCCTCTGGCTTATTTTATCGAAGATGTCAAGTTCAAGTTTAATCCCGGCTTCATGGGCGATGGCGGGCAGGTGCAGCACGGTATTGGAAGAACCCGCCATGCCCATATCTACGGTGATGGCATTTTCAAAAGCTTCTCTTGTAAGGATATCTCTGGGTTTTATGTCCCTCGTCACCATTT from Biomaibacter acetigenes includes these protein-coding regions:
- the ilvD gene encoding dihydroxy-acid dehydratase; translation: MRSDSIKKGPMRAPTRALFYGMGFTDEEINRPLIGIVNSQNEIVAGHVHLDRIAQAAKMGVAMAGGTPIEFPAIGICDGIAMGHIGMKYPLASRELITDSIEAMVIAHGFDGLVLIPNCDKIVPGMLMAAARLNIPAVVVSGGPMYAGRYKGQDVDFSTCIEKIGSLSTGEITEEELSAIEHEACPGCGSCSGLFTANSMNCLTEALGLGLPGNGTIPAYHGARIALAKKAGMQVMEMVTRDIKPRDILTREAFENAITVDMGMAGSSNTVLHLPAIAHEAGIKLELDIFDKISQRTPYLCKLSPSGHHHMQDLHEAGGIPALMKELSKKNLLYLDLITVTGKTVGENIKDAYIQNPEVIKSVEKPYRETGGLAILRGNLAPDGAVVKEAAVAPEMLYHEGPARIFNSEEEAVDAIFAKKINKGDVIVIRYEGPKGGPGMREMLSPTSAIAGMGLDKDVALITDGRFSGATRGASIGHVSPEAMEGGPIALLEEGDIIRIDIKNKRLDVVLSDEEMAARRAKWQTPEPKIKTGYLARYARMVTSACTGAVLK
- a CDS encoding proteasome assembly chaperone 4 family protein is translated as MNHVFIEKAGEGKFYLEAVITVTQEGINIYLGGGEKPHIGSVAVSQPRPSLKGDGSISCTTSVLNLLGHKDDGLAVPLAEKLCKKLKQTVVVTAGVHIDNATMDDIQRFKDNCKILCENIVKHFCLM
- a CDS encoding Ig-like domain-containing protein, translating into MSITAVPLEPSMNLTGASFVNDFDVYAENSKLVLKARNGAAIKNFSKFTIAIQSGAVQLKNSGGTVYNGGITLDFTTYNMLSSTYPSDGQEGVEVEPTIKFTFRYPVEILNRDNITVKSGEEQYALDKSKIYLSSDGKTLNIDINDDPNPLRRSTPYTVRLGAGCVRFRDYNNITNDDMVLNFTTSGEGQRPEISGFSSSPYGGDDITSLSGTRLSGDGSIYIRFDRNIKWDREKDKLNLQDMVKLYKIPKPLETAYDPSGRLYDSVVEYVYGQGIPGVNPDESQRVPVSRINIVNGNTLEVKPGFSLMNINRYRLFIDKRIVEDSYGYNPEKDIIFYFWTAPAAGSSAVHWVGISSSRVYGVPAYSDSNPIVLNTDGEVIFKAGDTAAFNRIVLSEGYNTGAGVNIERVRLEYYFENGVKKTRIKIFPEHQLQWGKLYKLSIGEDVFESRQGVFLSAMNMEFVVRGNAAESRGIYSISPSSLNVLDIYNGGASFTIRGYNFTEDVEKVELLPVAGNAAGGPALTIGKQDLEFENVTEITVKLRDSGVVNSLGRDSGSGTYAVRLYFTGENNPVENDGVRLEISPRGKPVVKSTYPGNDGAWYNEKELSPRYINGVERFFLKVTFSDVDGSLTFDETSGLDLLRTSTLYSQGQNEISMIDTEFLNYIYNIQDETLKKSYISNYIFVKNSSTKEAYLYIPVKPLKSQTTYTVMINAGIVYYGGQDEILSGNDVITWSFTTMAVPVVTGVESGSVAENYDEDVPIILKGNYFNGSDVKVYFNDIKARKVKIGTAEDGSPILKVYLPSGSDRLEPGIYTVKVVNDDDHEYQIYGALSVVKEGRSKLQEDYVLKYKGRLGDVRGSFDKSEDTLMLDRDYTDKSHLELNLDELMGPDVLVRKIRFRGSEKDKIEILDTLSKWADISLYNVTLDPLAKSRDVEIILGRVEPSISQKLKSGLGIGRVKSDLIRVTGENFKVTGIKVVIPFKESNGDNLKALRYDEDLRTWQEEYFTVNKPDGTVTITSQHPGIFAVVEGGKTR